A genome region from Gigantopelta aegis isolate Gae_Host chromosome 3, Gae_host_genome, whole genome shotgun sequence includes the following:
- the LOC121369524 gene encoding uncharacterized protein LOC121369524: MGKTQNTKRKVTVKDSSKENAKNQKKKSRNSSKTIVVSSTSGMTSVTRKISAAALAKWKPLTHSSRKYCLQLMDYGIQMVMSRISDNMFKDVQSQLVSTRRSLSLKMEDRKGPVNKVKDYKNLSQTLIKLTEANKKLDEQLSILENAIKMEEILCTKMEEEFESMTTDPEETQLHPLLQQPFEKVDF, from the exons ATGGGTAAAACGCAGAACACCAAGCGAAAAGTGACAGTAAAAGACAGTTCCAAAGAAAATGCCAAAAATCAAAAGAAGAAAAGCAGAAACTCGTCCAAAACCATCGTTGTGAGTTCAACATCAG GAATGACATCTGTTACAAGGAAAATATCAGCAGCAGCATTAGCAAAATGGAAACCATTAACACATTCATCAAGAAAATACTGTTTGCAGTTAATGGATTATGGTATACA GATGGTGATGAGCAGAATAAGTGACAACATGTTTAAGGATGTACAGAGTCAACTGGTATCTACCAGAAGAAG CCTGTCTTTGAAGATGGAAGACAGAAAAGGACctgttaataaagttaaagacTACAAGAACCTTTCTCAAACACTT ATTAAACTCACAGAAGCCAACAAGAAGCTTGATGAACAGTTATCTATATTGGAAAATGCTATAAAAATGGAAGAAAT TCTGTGTACAAAAATGGAAGAAGAATTTGAAAGCATGACAACTGACCCAGAAGAAACACAG TTACACCCATTGCTTCAGCAACCATTTGAAAAAGTTGATTTCTGA